CCAGCTTCATCTCTGCCGATCGGTTGCTGATGTCGGTCCGTGCCGCGACCAGCGCCAGCTCCCAGCCCGATGATCCAGCCATGCCGACAGCAGCAGACGCAGACGCAGACGCGCTGCTGCCACCACCTGAGCAACGGAGGAATTAATGGAGCAGAGTCAGTCAGTGGCTGCTGGACTGAACCCATGAGACGCCGAGCAGGGAGGAGCTGGGAAGTGTAGCAAGAAGTTCAGACTTCAGAGCCCAGCTGCATGAAACATGTCTGTTACCTGGTGCTACAATGGCCAGGGCCAGTGCGTTGCTCTCCTCGATCTCAGCGGCAGCGGAGCTCACCTCATGTAaaccctgcacacacacacacacacaccggcaGATTCAGTAACCTCATCGTCCCATGTTATAAGCAGTTAGTTAAACATCAGGGCTATGTTGCAGTGACAGACGTTGGCAGCTTACCAGTAAATCGAAATCGGCAGTGGTGGTGGCAGGTTCAGGTTCATCGTCGAGGTCAGTTGCAGAGTGGGCTTCCTCTTCGGGCTCCGGCAGCGGTTCCTCCACTGTAGGTTCTTCCGTCGTGGCCTCGCGGGGCGGTTCAGGTGGTGGTTGTTCTTCTTGGTCTGCAGTAGGATCCAGTTGCCGATATTCCTGCCAATTTGATTCCAACGCCAATTAATTTCACCAGAATTTTCAGTGATTTCCGTCGGTCGTTCCCGAAATATTTATGTTTCAGTAAGAGAAAAATCAGGACACATGAATTCGCGTCCAGTTTCAGACACGGTGCAAACTTTGGCCAAATACTGGTTGAATATTAGTCAAGTTCAAACGACAATGTCAGACCTTTGACAAAACCGAAAACAGAATTCACTGGCATTTTGTTAGGTTCACTGGTGACCGAAACTAGGAGCCATTTTAGCTCATAAGCACTTTTGAGATCAGAAAAAAAAATCTATTGAAATTATTGCCAGACACCAATTGTCATTAAGACGTTGCACATAATAATAGCTTAATGACTCACAATGGTCTTATTTGCAACGTGACCAGCCCTGGGGGCTTCTCTGATGTACTCCTCCATCGTTGCAAGAAACGACGCAGGTGGCTGCAAAAACCGCACAAAAAAGAACACCATTTTGGCAGTGAAGTGAAATAAACCAACGGCTAAAATCAAGTAAAGTTAAGGCAATTGCCTCTCTGAGAACTGGAAACTGGAAGTTTCTGGCGAGTTCCAACCCCCTGCAGAGCACGTAGAATTCAGACAGGCTCTTCGCCTGGCATTCCAGGTACAATTCAGCAGTTTCAGTTTGCATGAACAATTAGTTCGACAGCGAAAAATGCAGAAAAAATGCCGGTCTCGTAAGTACACGTACCAGAGTCCCTGTTCTTCTGTAGATGTCCTGGGCTTTGATGGCATCGAGCTTGCTCATGTCGAAGAACTGCGCAAGGCCGTCATCCGGTCAGAGCTCAACGATGGAGGAGAAGAGAAAAATTCAGAGATCGCAGGAAGACGCACCACGTCCACGAGGTTGATGATGCCATCGTTGACGGCGCAGTAGATCTTGAAGCTCTCCTTCAACACCAGAGCTAAGGCGTACTGTATGAGGTAGTTCCCGAACGCCGCTCCCTCAGGCTGCAATGAAATGTTGGGCACGAATGTTTGCACAAACTGTCTGTGCAAAATGTGCAGTAACAAACAATACGATGAACTGAACTGCACCTGGCAGCCGACGAGCCGGAAGAGCAGCTGCTGCAGCGCGGGGAGCTGCTCGAGGAGGTCGTCCTTGCCGAGGCCCCTCGTCCGGCCCTGCGCCTTGGTGTGAGGCGTCTgcccctccgccgccggcgccggggCTCGGAGGCGCTCCGCCTCCACGTCGTACCGGAGCACCGCGAAGCACTCGAGCCGCTCCTCGAGGAAGAGCGCGTAGGTGCGCACCCACGCGGAGCAGTCCCAGGCCA
The sequence above is drawn from the Triticum aestivum cultivar Chinese Spring chromosome 7A, IWGSC CS RefSeq v2.1, whole genome shotgun sequence genome and encodes:
- the LOC123152800 gene encoding putative clathrin assembly protein At5g57200, which encodes MGTPSMQKSWRKACGAIKDSTTVSLAKVNSGRDHLKDLDVAVVKATSHVERPPKDRHLAKIVGARSRTEVSHCVHALARRLSNTSNWVVALKALVVIHRALREGDGGAFREELLSHGRRRGHALRMSSFKDDSGHLAWDCSAWVRTYALFLEERLECFAVLRYDVEAERLRAPAPAAEGQTPHTKAQGRTRGLGKDDLLEQLPALQQLLFRLVGCQPEGAAFGNYLIQYALALVLKESFKIYCAVNDGIINLVDVFFDMSKLDAIKAQDIYRRTGTLPPASFLATMEEYIREAPRAGHVANKTIEYRQLDPTADQEEQPPPEPPREATTEEPTVEEPLPEPEEEAHSATDLDDEPEPATTTADFDLLGLHEVSSAAAEIEESNALALAIVAPGGGSSASASASAAVGMAGSSGWELALVAARTDISNRSAEMKLAGGFDGLLLDSLYEDAARRQQQQATHADPAGDPFAASTSVAPPTDVQMSMMQQQQQEMFGMPLPFQHAGAAAASSQALANPFGDAYSAMLPQGQGQGTPFHGHGSGSLI